DNA sequence from the Oncorhynchus clarkii lewisi isolate Uvic-CL-2024 chromosome 24, UVic_Ocla_1.0, whole genome shotgun sequence genome:
ATACAGACACTTGccttgtgtactgtactgtaaatactgtaaatactTAAAGAGGAGCATGAATACAATACATAGGAAACAGTGGCAACCCGTAATTctgggcaggtggggcagaggggcatgcctgttttgcatgttattttggcattaatacaggtCAGATATCAGTTTTCAAACAATGtgagttattttttattttttttgctttcttgaggaaggcagctccaaaatgcaagtGTTTTAgcccagctcagtgctttctgtggtggtggggctagCCAGCGGAACATACAGAGCgttgctcagtgttctgtcactcatggggacactacgtcactgccAAGTGTAAGAGGAGACCTTGAAAATTCTAGCactttgggtgctgccatagtcACATTATAAAAGtgtccatccaagaaggctcaaggtcattggccacagataaaatgacgtcaaatcacgttacatgtacagtagctttgactgGACTGATCACGTCAACGCCATACTTTCCCAGTctgagctagcagtcatcatcgtgaatcaagtcgacaatctactggcaaaacctttttaatccttgtcatatgaagagaaataatgaagagaaattatgggtaaaacgtatcggtgctcatcggccattggacataaatattacacaacaacaagttggaaatcacaaatttaacaggtggtttggaaggaatcagtgaccgtggctgtgtggtcccaaatatggcattaaggggctcttttcccgagtttaaaatgataaacattcaacattggccatgctgtcaatgaagcatgatttgggTCATGCTCAAAACAACAACTCGGAACTGCGAAAACttgactttagtgagttcaagacaaccgGGCGGTCGGGaataaacgagctccgactgggaaaatacgttttgaaaggtcatccaacttgttttgaaagcaccataaatccagagaatgccagaatttgatgacaaaattccaccttcctgttcaagtgagcacagcacaacaaggtgagtccaaaaatgtattgtatgctgctgcataaatgatgtaatatgccagggagatatgttaCTGTACCTAAGAAAGTAAtattaagtgtatgttgtgtagtaagatttTAGTAGGCCATatgcctcaccctaatcatttggcCTATTTACCcttcttaattttgcctactgttctgactgctctactgtagcctataacctgtttaaGTGAAATgtattcattgtctgcttatatgcccccttatttgtcctacagttctgacttggtgtacagggagaacactgtaagaacggcccatattctgaattctgttgctgtacatttcaaaagtgctaaacaaatcattaTATTGACTAACGGTtatgtccgtcctagctcgctcaatAATGTCTTAATCGAAGTTAAGGATTTCCTTTCATCCGCTTTTCGTCCCCTTATGTCATAGTTTCTCCATCTCAATTgttagtagaaaccacatttgtttaagcaagtcagccatatcagctatgtttatTTAAAAggtagtaaatgaggctgaatgaactgtttcgctgccagacaaggctccactgatagccaggtgtagcagtggtaagatgttgggactgctgttcgGACAGCTTTacgtaggccctaacagtttgtgggcaccgtatGTCACCATtacagtgcaattaatgtattgtttagtgttgtgctgtgtagtggctttgctggcatgcatcacacttttctttctttctttccccacCAAGACTTAGCACATGCTAATATCGCCACTGATAGGTATTAcgttttagcagacactcttttcCCGAGCGACTTACCGTAGAAAGGCACATTTAGACACATACCTATGCTGACAACTGACACAAACAACAGACCGACTAACTAAATAAATGTACGTTACCATTTTTTCGCCATTATAATCTCGACTGGCTCATCTGAAAAAGAGCAGACATTCTTCAGAGACTTAAAGCACTTCATTCACTGTACCATCAAAATACAACAGTTCCTCCCACCCTCCTTGCTCCCCTGTCTCACCGATGATGGCCTTGCCCTTGTTCTTGTGCAGAAGGCAGAGCACCAGAAGGCTGAGGATGAGGAAGGTAACGAAGCCCACAGCGCCCCCTGTCAGGATGCCCAGCACCGGCACCTCCACCCTGGACTGGAGGAACTCTGGAGAATACAGAAACAGGGCCTATGATCTGGGCTGTAGTGGAAAAAAGGGCTATTCACACTACTGAACCGAGCCGAGCTGGGACAAATCAAGCTATGCTCAGCTGGCCTGGTTACGCATCCACCCTTCGCTGAAAAGAAAATATACAAGACAGTTTGTTCGTGTCGGCGGCATGATAGTAAGAAAAGGGTCAAAGTGATATTGACCTGTCAGACCTGCCAGAGCTAGGTTGCTCTGAGCTGCACCGACACTGTTGCTGGCGTTTACGGAGACGTTCCCTGATAGGCTGCTCGGGGCGACCTGCAGCGTGTGATTGGTCAGCCAGGGGTAGCTCCGCGAGTCCAGGATGAGGAAGTCCGAAGTGTTGGCCACCAGCTGACCGGACTGGTCCATCCAGGTGATGTGGGCAGGGGGGTTTGACCGTACCAAGGCAAAGAGGACCAAGGAGAGGCCAGGGTCTGAGGTTTCAGTGTAGTGAGCGTTCACACGCAGAATCTCTGGCTGGACTGTGATAGAAAAGGGGAACAGAATAAAGAGGAAACTGAGCATCACATCAGTTCAATGTACTACTGGGTTTAAATAACCTACAGTGGTGGGATCATATTGGATATTGATATTAGCACTGCGGCCAATGATAATATCTGAGTAAGCAGAAGGACTGGGGTTAATACTGCCTTTGGATATGTAACCTTAATTCAACAAGTAAGTAGACAAGTAAGTGAAACCTTAACAGCCACAACAGATAATCATATTAACACATTCCCCACACAACATCAGCAGATCATTCAACAAGCCTCCTCACACTGCACATTGAGGGTGACGGTGGCGTTGTAGCTCTCTCCACTGTGAGGGCTGGAGGCGGCACATACTAGCTCTCTATCCCACTTCCTGGCTCTCAGAGAGAAGGTGCTGTTGTGCTTGGAGTCCGGTGTCAGCAGCCCAGACTCCTCCCGTGATGTCACCACCAGGCGCCTGGGTGTCCGCTTGTCCGACGGCGGTCTCTGCCGCTCCCCGTTGAGGTACCACGTCAGCAGGGGCGGGGCATGAGGATTCCAACCCTCTGATTGGCAGTTGAACTTGTGGGTGACATTCTCTTTCAGTGTTAGTGCAGCTCGATGCCGTCCATCAATTTTGGGCGCATGTTCGATGGCACCTGGACAGAGAAgttgatgtaaaaaaataaaaagatgtgCCCTTGAAACTCAGTGTCTATTTCAATGTACTTTTCATTGGTATCTCATCAGAATCTTTATCAATATACTGTAACTCATAAAGAACTGAGTAGTATACTCTGTGAGGTGGTATATTTTCCATCTCTTAGTTTTTGTGATCCAGTCTTGTTACTGACCTGTCCATGCCCAGGCCAAGGTGTTTAGCAGCAGGACAGTGGTGCCCGGCACctgcctcagacacacacactccatgcTCATCCACAGGACCACCAACACACACCTGCTATCTGCCATGATGTGCActcgcaagcacacacacacagggatagagagactggCAGTAAGTGATTGCTCTCCAGTGACTGAATAGAGGGTTTACACAGATAAGAGAATGAAAAGCAAAACAGAGGTGGacaaagaaacagacagaaacaagACAGGGAAATAGAAGTGTGTcagatatggagagaaagagagagagaacatggacATAAGAATAGCATTAgctctagaaaaaaaaaaaaacactgacagaaagaaagagactgGGACAAAGACCGTAAAAACACACAGGAATAAAGAGGATAGATCCctaagagagacaaagagaatgCGGTGAACACAGATAAACAActagtgtgaacagacaacatcaACAGAAGAGCAGTAGCTTCCTGGACAATCCATGAAAAGACGCAGGAGTAGCCAATCAGAAAGGATACAACAGTACGAAAGACAAAGAAATAGCCAAACTGCGACGGGATATAGAGACACAACGAACAGTGATGACGAGAGGTAGAGTAAGAGTTGATTATGCTCTTCACAAATAGACCCTGACTCCACAGAGTATTGAATCAATTGCTGGCTGTCTAACTTTGATTTGTAAGGAGCTGCAGTGCAATACGCTGATATAGACGCCATCTGAGTAAATCTCTAGCAGTAGATTAAAAACACAGGCCTGTTTTAAAGGAGAAGTCCGTGATTTCACACCACATACGTGCAAATCAAATGTGTGAAAAAGCACCAGAAATGACCAACGCCTGATACTATCAATCCCGGATTATCATGGTCACATGATCAATGTGTCAGCGCCTTCCAGTAAAGCGGGCATGCAAGCACGACATCAACACATTAAGGTGACAGCATGAGAATAGCATTCCATAGTACTCCCCAAATAAACAATGGCGCAATCAGTCCAGTAAAGAGAGGGCTGGAAGCTTGTTATCATAACAAGCACAGGCACGATGGATGGAAGAGAGTAATGGGAAAGAGGAGTGAGAGCTAGAGGGATAGACTCTGCGCAACACACTAAATCTGCTGTGCAGGGATGCATGCAGTGTCCTCAAAACGCACACATACCCAAATATACACAGCATTGTCTTTCAAACTCAgataaaccaacacacacacataacagtcCTAACCTTTTTTCCCCcattctttatttttctctctcacacacacacaaatccatgTTAGTGTGTTACCTTGGCACAGTCTGCAGATGGTGGTGGGATGATTCAGCCTGTCGGTCCTCCATACATGCTGGGTAGGgtagcagaggagaagagaggcagcACCCCCTGGCTCACTCACTCTGACTGCAGCAAGCAGCATTTAGTGGCTGACGCAGGCAGTCATGCTGTCGCCACACAGAcaacgagaaggggagagaggaaagaggagagggggagcgagaggaaAACGGGACAAGCTACGCAATGCATCCGTCATTCAGTGAGCCAGTAGCCACGTATTacaaggtgtgagagagagaaaaattagGGGATGGctggaaggagagtgatgggggagaggggggtcaTTCTACTAAGACACAGGGGACTAGCTCTTATCCACTTATCTTGCACATCTTCCAATCGCAGGCCCACAGCATCCCTGCCTGCCCCTCCTCCATTAAATCCTATAAGGCTCCTTAGATCTGTGCTCAGCTACCGTTGCCTGAAAAGCCACTGCAGTGCAGctatagacagacagaccaaaGAAGCTGATCACCGAGCACTGCAGCCCTGAGGTAGAAGGATGTAGATCAATAGCTTACCCAATGATCCCCATTCATCCCGACAGTGCTCCTGTGTCAGGGACCAGGAGGTCCTTTCCTTAACTCTCACAAATACAACTAGAGGATCAACTACCCAGGAGGATTTCAGGTTTGTGCCTTATCTATCACAGCCTGTGAAATCTGGAGTATATGGCAGGGTTGATCACTTTTTAAATTCAGTCAACTGAGGAAGGACACTGAAAATCCAATTCTAGTGGGAATTTCAGTTTCCTTCCTGAATGGACTAAATTGGAatggaacacaaccctgctgtAGTGCATGAAGATGTTCGTACATGTTTGACAACCATTAACTCTGCTCCTCAACGACAAGCAACTGCTCGTAAGTTGAGGACAATCAGTGTGACATT
Encoded proteins:
- the LOC139383117 gene encoding transmembrane protein 25-like isoform X3; this encodes MSMECVCLRQVPGTTVLLLNTLAWAWTGAIEHAPKIDGRHRAALTLKENVTHKFNCQSEGWNPHAPPLLTWYLNGERQRPPSDKRTPRRLVVTSREESGLLTPDSKHNSTFSLRARKWDRELVCAASSPHSGESYNATVTLNVQFQPEILRVNAHYTETSDPGLSLVLFALVRSNPPAHITWMDQSGQLVANTSDFLILDSRSYPWLTNHTLQVAPSSLSGNVSVNASNSVGAAQSNLALAGLTEFLQSRVEVPVLGILTGGAVGFVTFLILSLLVLCLLHKNKGKAIIDEPVEIIMAKKCMESSSVKVDKISLPRENMSLPSNMQLNDLSTLHKALETAKHHLGDKMREEEEDLSAAYAARGFALYPMVGYIYKVNSKSSDEIWL
- the LOC139383117 gene encoding transmembrane protein 25-like isoform X1 gives rise to the protein MADSRCVLVVLWMSMECVCLRQVPGTTVLLLNTLAWAWTGAIEHAPKIDGRHRAALTLKENVTHKFNCQSEGWNPHAPPLLTWYLNGERQRPPSDKRTPRRLVVTSREESGLLTPDSKHNSTFSLRARKWDRELVCAASSPHSGESYNATVTLNVQFQPEILRVNAHYTETSDPGLSLVLFALVRSNPPAHITWMDQSGQLVANTSDFLILDSRSYPWLTNHTLQVAPSSLSGNVSVNASNSVGAAQSNLALAGLTEFLQSRVEVPVLGILTGGAVGFVTFLILSLLVLCLLHKNKGKAIIDEPVEIIMAKKCMESSSVKVDKISLPRENMSLPSNMQLNDLSTLHKALETAKHHLGDKMREEEEDLSAAYAARGFALYPMVGYIYKVNSKSSDEIWL
- the LOC139383117 gene encoding transmembrane protein 25-like isoform X2, with the translated sequence MADSRCVLVVLWMSMECVCLRQVPGTTVLLLNTLAWAWTGAIEHAPKIDGRHRAALTLKENVTHKFNCQSEGWNPHAPPLLTWYLNGERQRPPSDKRTPRRLVVTSREESGLLTPDSKHNSTFSLRARKWDRELVCAASSPHSGESYNATVTLNVQFQPEILRVNAHYTETSDPGLSLVLFALVRSNPPAHITWMDQSGQLVANTSDFLILDSRSYPWLTNHTLQVAPSSLSGNVSVNASNSVGAAQSNLALAEFLQSRVEVPVLGILTGGAVGFVTFLILSLLVLCLLHKNKGKAIIDEPVEIIMAKKCMESSSVKVDKISLPRENMSLPSNMQLNDLSTLHKALETAKHHLGDKMREEEEDLSAAYAARGFALYPMVGYIYKVNSKSSDEIWL